ACATACACTCCCAAAGATAAGGAGATTTTCAAGGTTGGAGAAGTTCAAGTTGAGGCTCTTCATACGCCATGCCATACCCAAGACAGTATTTGTTATTACGTTTCCTCTCCTTCAAAAAGAGCCGTGTTTACTGGAGATACTCTTTTTACATCAGGCTGTGGTCGCTTTTTTGAAGGAGATGCCAAACAAATGGACTACGCTTTGAATCACGTCCTTGCTGCTTTACCCGATGATACCGTAACTTACCCTGGTCATGAATACACCAAATCAAATGCCAAGTTTAGTTCCACGATCTTCTCTACTCCTGAGCTTACAAAATTGGTGGATTTTTGCAAGAATCATGAATCTACTACTGGTCACTTTACCATCGGTGACGAAAAGAAGTTCAATCCATTCATGTGCCTTGGGTTAGAATCGGTACAAAAAGCAGTGGGCAGTAGTGATCCAATCACTGttatgaagaaattgcGTGACATGAAAAACGCTGCTTAGACCGACTTTGAATTTATCTGATGATGTTTTATGTATGCCTTGGTAAGCTCGGTTGCTTTGCTTGATTCTACTAGGAGCTAGAGCAAGAATATAGTTGATCTATTTTTCAATTGGATCACATATACGAATTGAAGGCTGTTTAGCGGTGTCAGAGTAAATTGCATCCTgagtttattttattcaaataaatgttttcGTTTCTTTACATGTAAGCAATAAAGAGATTGATTATCTTAACTTCGATTAAGTTATTGTATTTACATATAATTTTGGGTGGCCTATACAGTCGCACTTTTACCGTAAATGATTTAACGCGATTAGAGAGGTATCCACACAATAGCATTTACAACTCTGAATATATGCTAAGCCAGtttttaatgtttatttaactTGCCATCAACCAAGTAGTAAGTGTTGATAGGTGTTTTGGTGCCTACtaattaatataattaTCATAAAATCGCGTTCATTTATTCACTCTTTCTTATTTAATTGACTTCTTCAccaatttatttgaattcaCCAAATATCTCTTAGGATTACTCACTCATTTCATGACTCCAACTATGAAATCAATAGCCCGTAGGAAGGCTTTGTTAATTGCACTATCTATATTTGCTGTTACGTTCATTTTATGGAATGGATTCCCAGGCTCATCAAACCGACCTTTACCATCTTCAAACGACGAATTCCATTATGAGGACATCGAGCTTCCTTCAGGCTACAGAAGTGAAGGAGAGGTAGTCGATCTTTTGAATCCCAAGGATGAGTTAGAGGAACCTCTTTTTTCCGAAGAACCTTTATTTCCTGTTACTACCTCTATCCCTACTAAGACTGCTGTTTCTAAACCTAAAATAGCTCCAACCAGTGCGGCAAAGGATGtaacattttcttcttctattGACTCAGATGATTGTTCTGTGGCTTATGATAACAGCAAGCCTGTTCGTCAATATGTTTTGATGATCGATGCTGGTTCCACTGGGTCTCGTGTTCATGTTTACCAATTTAACAACTGCAATCCTTCTCCCAAATTAGAAGAagagttttttaaaatgataGAGCCTGGCTTATCTTCTTTTGCCGGTGATCCTGAAGGAGCAGCGGCATCCTTAGACCCACTACTTGACTATGCCATGGAAAACGTGCCTGAGGAATATCGTCGTTGTTCCCCTATTGCTGTAAAAGCAACCGCTGGTTTACGATTGACTGGGGAAAGTGAGGCTAAAGCTATTTTGAAATCAGTGCGACAACATTTGGAAAACGATTACCCTTTTCCTATTGTAAAAGACGGTGTTTCTATCCTTGAAGGTTCCATGGAAGGTATATATGCGTGGATTACCATTAATTACCTTCTAGGAACTTTGGGTGGTAAAGCCACGCACTCTACTGTCGCTGTAATGGACCTCGGTGGTGCTTCTACACAGCTTGTTTTTGAACCACGTTTCGCTTCTGATGGCGAATCGCTTGTTGATGGTGACCATAAGTATGTTTTAGACTACAATGGTGAGCAATATGAACTTTATCAACATTCTCACTTAGGTTATGGTTTGAAGGAAGCTCGAAAGCTGATTCATAAATTTGTGCTGAATAATGCAGAGGCCCTAAAGGAGTCATTGGAGTTGCTCGGTGATTCCACTAGCATCATCCATCCATGTTTGCATCTCAACGCTAGTCTAACGCACCCGGATTCAAAAAGCGAAGCTTCTGAGGTCGTGTTCGTTGGCCCTTCGTTAGCCCATCTTTCTCTTCAGTGTCGTGGTATAGCAGAAAAAGCCTTGTATAAAGACAAAAATTGCCCAGTCCGTCCTTGTTCTTTCAATGGTGTTCATCAACCCAAGTTCACTGAGACGTTTACTGATTCTCCCATTTATTTAATCAGTTATTTTTACGATCGTATGATCAGTTTAGGCATGCCAAGCACTTTTACCATTGAAGATATGAAATATTTGGCAAATAGTGTTTGTAGTGGACCAACATACTGGCAGGACGCCTTTTCTTTAACTGACGCCCTTAAAGAGTTGAAAGAAGAGCCAGAGTGGTGTTTAGATTTGAATTATAtgatttctttactttcGGTTGGGTATGAAATCCCCAATAACCGACAGCTCCATACTGCTAAGAAAATTGACAACAAGGAACTTGGATGGTGTTTGGGAGCTAGTTTGTCTATGTTGTCAGAGCAAAACAATGGTTGGAATTGTAAcgtgaaagaagaaatttagtttttaccttcttttattatGTTGAATGAACAACAAGCATATGTAAACTTGTTTGCTTAAAACCTCAGGAGGTCAAGGGTTAATATAGTTGATcctgttttttttcttgttttttcttttttcttttttcttttctacaTTCGTCCATATTATTTCCATGTCTCAAAATTCGCTACTCCGCTCCTTTCAGTGTTAACTTCTTTACGGGCGTATAGCAAATCTAACATTTGTTGTACAACTAACATTAATAGATTGAGGGACATTCTTTATTCCACTGGTTTGTTTCATGTAAATcaaatctttcaaatttctgGGAAAGTTGAAATTGATCAAGGCAATTTTCCCAAATATCGTAGGCATCTTTTTACGGAATACATACAATGTGTGCTAGCTTTTAATACTTAATAAACTTTCAGCGATAATAGACctaataaatacatttatGTCATTTATATTTACTGAAAAGTAGAAAATGTATTATAATGAAGGTTGAATATAGGAATCCATAAATGCCGACATCGATTGATGAACTTAAATAGctaaattaatgaaatatttcaaaataagtAGTAAAAACCTCTGTTAATTTGTATAAGCGTCACTAAAGGCTATTTCCAAACATCATGAGAATTAATAATCTTACTGTCTAAAGAAGATCGCGGCCGAGAAGAATTGGATTGAACGGGTGATGCTCTAGCAGATGGTTGTGCACTGGTCACATTAGAAGTGAACATAGGCATCTTCCACTTATCTGCCACAAAGGAGGATCCTGTCGTAGCCGGTTGATGAAAAGCACCATAAGGTTGGCTAGACGTAGTACTAGTTGAAACTGGGGACGGTAGATTTTGGTATGTTGCATTGGTGGTTATGCTTGAAGAACTTACTTGTGGTCGTGGAGATGCATATAAGGAGAGAATTGAAGACTTTAAATCTCGTTGTCTAGTCGAAGGAGCATGCACAGTAGAAGGTTGCTTGGATAAAGAAGCTAAATTAGGAGACGACTGGGCTAAAGAAGTGGTAGCTGATATAGCTTCTTTCTTGGAAGTAACGTTGGTAACTGTAGCAGAAGAAGTGCTTTTAACTGAGTGAGCACTGGAAGATCGAGAAGCAGTATTAAGATCTAAAGAGGCGTTGACTTCTGAAACAGGTCTGGTATTCTGTTCCGGTTTTAGCGTTTCCGGAGAAGGAATTTCAGGGTAGAGTacccattttttaaattcgtATTTCGTCTTTATAAAAGTCGCAATTTTACTAAATCTAGGTCAGAAAATATgcagtaaaaaaaacaaaaaagaagcttcCAATTTGCTAGCAACGTGTAAAGGGTATGTAGCCTAGAAAGATAACATTCAATGCCAGCTATGCTAAGgattatcaataaaaacCTACCTATCAGAGGGAACGTGACCACCCGCAAGTTTGGCTTCCCAATACCTATTAAAGTTGTtagtttttatattttaggACGTGAGCGCaaagtttttttgaaaagtagaCAAACTTACAAATTAGCACGTTCATTTCCCCATCTTGTCATATTTTCAGTTTGTTCATCTGTCCATGAATCCAAATCAACAGATTTTACTAGTTTTGTCTGTTAATTTCTGATTCTGAGttttttaacattaaattttgtatcCTAGGTAATCATACCACGACTAACATGAACTCCAAGACTTCGATGCACTCCTGAGCATCTAACAAGTGTTAAtgatttcaattttaagCAGCTATTACTTACCTGATACAAATGAAAACACCCAAGTTCCAACTTGCCCATCGTGGTTGTTCATTGCGCTTACAATCCGCGCAAACTTTGTTGTAAGGTTCCCGCAAAAGCGACTTTAAAACGAGGGCATTtgattccttctttttgctttttgaatttatcaTTACACTTCAAGGATTACTAGGCAAATTATAAAACTGGTTAAGTCTAGTGATTTTGGGTCAATGAACAATCTACCGTATTGCAATGTTACAGTGCACAATTACGTCCCTTTGTTTTGAATAGCAAAGAAAAGCATCCTTCCTTTTCTGATGATTACGCGGTTTTTTATCAATCAACATCgttaaaaacatttagcattaaatattattataattagCCACAGTACGTTGCAGTTCAAAGAGGTATACACAATTTGAATAGAAGTCATATATATAACAAAAGCGCAACTTGTGACTAATAATTAGATTAAAAACAGTTAGAAATATAATagttattatttaattttttaaaagtctTTGAGGAGCAAGCAAAAAGTCCAAGTGAGAACTCTGTTGTTCAGTCTCAGCATACAGTAGTGTCAATCGATAATATGTATTGCCGAGAGGGGACTGATGTCTTCATGTGTTGCtagcaataaaaaaagataacaaGGAAATTCGATAAATACATGTTCATTTGCAAAGTTTGCCATAATTTGCCATTATGTGTTTATATGGTAAATCTGCCAATCTGACATaaacatatttaaaaaaaaaaaaaaagaggaacaaaatatgaatttatCCCAGCTTCT
This portion of the Schizosaccharomyces pombe strain 972h- genome assembly, chromosome: I genome encodes:
- the glo2 gene encoding hydroxyacylglutathione hydrolase Glo2; amino-acid sequence: MSFHITPIWMWKGTGNNYAYLLTCDKTKITAIVDPAEPESVIPVIKEKTAKKEIDLQYILTTHHHYDHAGGNEDILSYFPSLKVYGGKNASGVTYTPKDKEIFKVGEVQVEALHTPCHTQDSICYYVSSPSKRAVFTGDTLFTSGCGRFFEGDAKQMDYALNHVLAALPDDTVTYPGHEYTKSNAKFSSTIFSTPELTKLVDFCKNHESTTGHFTIGDEKKFNPFMCLGLESVQKAVGSSDPITVMKKLRDMKNAA
- the gda1 gene encoding Golgi nucleoside-diphosphatase Gda1; this encodes MTPTMKSIARRKALLIALSIFAVTFILWNGFPGSSNRPLPSSNDEFHYEDIELPSGYRSEGEVVDLLNPKDELEEPLFSEEPLFPVTTSIPTKTAVSKPKIAPTSAAKDVTFSSSIDSDDCSVAYDNSKPVRQYVLMIDAGSTGSRVHVYQFNNCNPSPKLEEEFFKMIEPGLSSFAGDPEGAAASLDPLLDYAMENVPEEYRRCSPIAVKATAGLRLTGESEAKAILKSVRQHLENDYPFPIVKDGVSILEGSMEGIYAWITINYLLGTLGGKATHSTVAVMDLGGASTQLVFEPRFASDGESLVDGDHKYVLDYNGEQYELYQHSHLGYGLKEARKLIHKFVLNNAEALKESLELLGDSTSIIHPCLHLNASLTHPDSKSEASEVVFVGPSLAHLSLQCRGIAEKALYKDKNCPVRPCSFNGVHQPKFTETFTDSPIYLISYFYDRMISLGMPSTFTIEDMKYLANSVCSGPTYWQDAFSLTDALKELKEEPEWCLDLNYMISLLSVGYEIPNNRQLHTAKKIDNKELGWCLGASLSMLSEQNNGWNCNVKEEI
- a CDS encoding GTPase-activating protein, which translates into the protein MINSKSKKKESNALVLKSLLREPYNKVCADCKRNEQPRWASWNLGVFICIRCSGVHRSLGVHVSRVKSVDLDSWTDEQTENMTRWGNERANLYWEAKLAGGHVPSDSKIATFIKTKYEFKKWVLYPEIPSPETLKPEQNTRPVSEVNASLDLNTASRSSSAHSVKSTSSATVTNVTSKKEAISATTSLAQSSPNLASLSKQPSTVHAPSTRQRDLKSSILSLYASPRPQVSSSSITTNATYQNLPSPVSTSTTSSQPYGAFHQPATTGSSFVADKWKMPMFTSNVTSAQPSARASPVQSNSSRPRSSLDSKIINSHDVWK